A genomic segment from Paeniglutamicibacter kerguelensis encodes:
- a CDS encoding helix-turn-helix domain-containing protein, protein MNDPEAVDGLLEALPELATTEEIAELMRVKTGTILKWSKDFGLKSISVGPRVRRFRKTDLRTFLLTSDEISDTGTPPASGEVNDD, encoded by the coding sequence ATGAATGATCCCGAAGCAGTGGACGGCCTCCTCGAGGCGCTACCAGAGCTTGCCACGACCGAAGAAATTGCCGAGCTGATGCGCGTCAAGACGGGGACGATCCTGAAGTGGAGCAAGGACTTCGGACTGAAGTCGATCTCCGTGGGCCCCCGCGTGCGTCGCTTCCGGAAAACCGACCTGCGGACATTCCTGCTCACCAGCGACGAGATAAGCGATACCGGCACTCCGCCGGCCAGCGGTGAGGTAAATGACGACTGA
- a CDS encoding AAA family ATPase, translated as MSTTGNIIEAIVNADGTATVTIEDRTHEFEAANEEEARAKTLALVIGHAASQGAPVRALMTDEQGTWPVKVHPDGSVDADTGNVSRVVHEEPIAAPIRKRQSTPADPSPATDMEQPVTSRKPVPNADTAPQISAPEATAPQAPATGEKAANPFTQKAPTPSTNSTGQEQQPAGPGTRREARQSFLTKEQVEEPASKGWRGSLTRMGMRMAPSEDERAERGDVQAVSQHWPGPRTIAIVNGKGGAGKTPTTVLLSAIFARYGGAGVLSWDNNQTRGTLGWRTEQGPHEATLLDLLPQSEKLLGTGAQSADLAHFVHHQTRDKFDVLRSKPMALAHEQRVEPADVDAIHAVAAKYYRLIFIDSGNDESDPMWLRMIDLADQIVVATTTRNDHAEAGALLLEALAERNEHSARLAREAVAVISQADPKATRADLEHVAKGYEALVRQAVQIPHDPALVDGQISYEALRPATQRAWLASAAAVANGISNRRV; from the coding sequence ATGAGCACCACCGGAAACATCATTGAAGCCATCGTCAACGCGGACGGAACGGCCACGGTCACCATTGAGGATCGAACCCACGAGTTCGAGGCTGCCAATGAAGAGGAGGCACGAGCCAAGACCCTGGCCCTCGTGATCGGCCACGCGGCCAGCCAGGGCGCGCCCGTGCGGGCCCTCATGACCGATGAGCAAGGCACCTGGCCGGTCAAAGTCCACCCGGACGGCAGCGTGGACGCTGACACAGGAAATGTTTCTCGAGTGGTCCATGAGGAACCCATCGCTGCACCGATCCGCAAGCGACAGAGCACCCCCGCGGACCCCTCCCCCGCCACGGACATGGAACAGCCGGTTACCAGCCGCAAGCCGGTGCCCAATGCCGATACAGCCCCCCAGATTTCCGCGCCCGAAGCAACCGCACCACAGGCGCCCGCCACCGGAGAGAAAGCGGCAAACCCCTTCACCCAGAAAGCGCCCACCCCGAGCACCAACAGCACCGGGCAAGAGCAGCAACCGGCCGGCCCCGGCACGCGCCGCGAGGCCCGCCAAAGCTTCCTGACCAAGGAACAGGTCGAAGAACCAGCCTCCAAGGGATGGCGCGGAAGCCTCACCCGCATGGGAATGCGCATGGCTCCCAGCGAGGATGAGCGGGCCGAACGGGGCGATGTGCAGGCCGTCAGCCAGCATTGGCCAGGCCCACGCACCATCGCCATCGTGAACGGCAAAGGAGGCGCAGGAAAAACCCCAACCACAGTGCTTCTGAGCGCCATATTCGCCCGCTACGGAGGCGCAGGAGTGCTCTCCTGGGACAACAACCAAACACGGGGAACCCTAGGTTGGCGCACCGAGCAAGGCCCGCACGAGGCAACCTTGCTCGACTTACTCCCCCAGTCAGAAAAGCTATTGGGTACCGGGGCGCAGTCCGCAGATCTGGCGCACTTCGTGCACCACCAAACCCGGGACAAATTCGATGTGCTGCGCTCCAAGCCGATGGCGCTGGCACACGAGCAACGCGTGGAGCCGGCCGACGTGGACGCCATCCACGCCGTAGCCGCAAAATACTACCGGCTGATTTTCATTGACAGCGGCAACGACGAATCAGACCCAATGTGGTTGCGCATGATCGACCTTGCCGATCAAATCGTCGTGGCCACCACAACCCGCAACGACCACGCGGAAGCCGGTGCGCTGCTCCTGGAAGCGCTGGCAGAGCGCAACGAACACTCAGCGAGGCTCGCCCGTGAAGCAGTGGCAGTCATTTCGCAAGCTGACCCCAAGGCCACTCGCGCCGATTTGGAACATGTAGCCAAGGGCTATGAAGCTCTGGTGCGGCAGGCTGTTCAAATCCCCCATGATCCCGCGCTTGTTGACGGGCAGATTTCCTACGAAGCGCTACGCCCTGCAACGCAACGCGCGTGGCTTGCTTCTGCGGCGGCAGTCGCGAACGGCATAAGCAACCGACGTGTCTGA
- a CDS encoding MarR family transcriptional regulator — MEDLEKARAAAEWKALASAIAGQPMMRLSKDGGRNYFTKNTRPISPALPSFPAAVMVTGKDGCVSAFCLDFDSGRGDVAADVSELKSLLTKCGLRWIEDTSPSGGIHVYIPWRNRVDFTTARECVEALAKRFQSLDPSPHQSVYSGCIRVPGSPWKRGGYQTLTQPLSVAVDVAMLPNPSPGLVALRTELSPELAVLREAIPEPTTPPGAKNAISDRTMLRSEAEQMGRHGTFDTSRYNSPSEARQAVLASAAGSGWSLTDVQKRMHEGTWAGLAGFYARYTPSQRAKALKRDWLKAEAFCAKKANVSPAGKNGRKYDTSRINTQGGLGVKDLTTHQYLRSWERALNAYERTHLRSREGISLRFLLRALLEAAHKKDSPVLEFGVRSYALATGTHQATVARQLRLLASGSTPLIRQAGEGRGRHADAYELVIPDEYAVIAETMTWKKGKTHALRPVFRELGQVAALVYEAVEKSEGDLNTPRIARETGLSPTSTKDALEMLYAWQLISRTDSGWAVASPSKLRTLAEYFGVLEAIAAQYAAHRQQRAQWHAWLDNRTNAFGSLALITDDYEYADEDIPFWPDYEDHQTTLGSLTMRRTA, encoded by the coding sequence ATGGAGGACCTTGAAAAGGCTCGCGCTGCAGCCGAGTGGAAGGCATTGGCCTCCGCAATAGCCGGACAGCCGATGATGCGACTTTCCAAGGATGGCGGTCGCAACTACTTCACGAAGAACACCCGCCCCATCAGTCCTGCGCTCCCTTCTTTCCCCGCGGCCGTGATGGTTACCGGAAAGGATGGGTGCGTTTCAGCATTCTGCTTGGACTTTGACTCCGGCCGCGGTGATGTGGCCGCGGATGTCAGTGAGCTGAAGAGCCTGCTTACCAAGTGCGGGCTGCGATGGATTGAAGACACATCTCCATCCGGAGGCATCCACGTGTATATCCCGTGGCGGAACCGTGTTGATTTCACGACTGCTCGTGAATGCGTTGAAGCGTTGGCCAAGAGATTCCAAAGCCTGGATCCATCTCCGCACCAGTCTGTTTATAGCGGGTGTATTCGTGTGCCAGGTTCTCCGTGGAAGCGTGGCGGCTACCAAACGTTGACTCAGCCGCTGTCTGTTGCTGTTGATGTGGCGATGCTCCCCAACCCGAGTCCCGGCCTTGTCGCCCTACGAACGGAGCTGTCGCCAGAACTGGCCGTTCTCCGTGAAGCAATCCCAGAACCCACTACCCCGCCCGGTGCCAAGAACGCCATCTCGGACCGCACTATGTTGCGTAGCGAGGCTGAGCAGATGGGACGTCACGGCACGTTCGACACCTCTCGATACAACTCGCCGTCGGAAGCCCGCCAAGCGGTCTTGGCATCGGCCGCCGGTTCCGGGTGGTCCCTGACCGATGTGCAGAAGCGCATGCACGAGGGTACCTGGGCCGGCCTCGCAGGGTTCTATGCCAGGTACACACCATCACAACGCGCCAAGGCCCTCAAGCGCGACTGGCTGAAAGCCGAAGCCTTCTGCGCCAAAAAAGCCAACGTTTCCCCGGCAGGGAAGAACGGCCGCAAATACGACACAAGCCGGATTAATACACAGGGGGGGCTAGGCGTTAAAGATCTAACCACCCACCAGTACCTCCGCTCATGGGAACGAGCACTCAACGCCTACGAGCGAACCCACCTGAGAAGCCGCGAAGGGATCTCTCTTCGGTTCCTTCTTCGAGCTCTACTTGAAGCAGCTCATAAGAAGGACTCCCCCGTTCTTGAATTCGGTGTTCGTTCATACGCCCTGGCTACCGGCACTCATCAAGCAACAGTGGCCAGGCAGCTGCGCTTGCTTGCTAGTGGCTCTACACCTTTGATTCGTCAGGCCGGCGAAGGCCGCGGGCGCCATGCGGATGCCTACGAGCTTGTAATCCCTGACGAGTACGCAGTCATTGCCGAGACGATGACCTGGAAAAAGGGGAAGACGCACGCTCTTCGACCCGTCTTTAGGGAACTAGGACAGGTAGCTGCTCTCGTCTACGAAGCCGTAGAAAAGAGCGAAGGCGATCTGAACACCCCCCGAATCGCTCGTGAAACTGGACTCTCCCCCACCAGTACCAAAGACGCACTCGAAATGCTCTATGCCTGGCAACTCATTAGTCGTACAGATAGTGGATGGGCCGTTGCATCACCCAGCAAGCTCCGAACACTGGCCGAGTATTTTGGAGTGCTTGAAGCCATTGCCGCTCAATACGCCGCGCATAGGCAGCAACGTGCCCAATGGCATGCCTGGCTCGACAACAGGACGAATGCTTTTGGTTCTCTAGCGCTCATAACTGATGACTATGAGTATGCAGATGAAGACATACCGTTCTGGCCGGACTACGAGGACCACCAAACCACGCTCGGTTCCCTAACGATGCGCAGAACTGCGTAA
- a CDS encoding AAA family ATPase has translation MILLVGHHKGGVGKSTLAVNIAVEMQRLGKDVILVEADPTVHTVTNWARDREENGHRYIQAVQMKGNLRTSLEELGGKYDVVIVDAPGKDSKEMRTAMTIADVFLMPFQPSQADLDSTAGVVETLSEALDFNPALKTLAAMNRAATNVFSTDIRESQEYLADYPEITLASTVIHERKVFKNCLDEGQGVVEMKDSKAKAEVQLLTQEILTW, from the coding sequence ATGATCCTACTTGTTGGCCACCATAAGGGTGGCGTCGGAAAATCAACGCTTGCCGTGAATATCGCCGTCGAAATGCAGCGTCTAGGAAAAGACGTAATCCTCGTGGAGGCCGACCCCACTGTTCACACCGTCACAAACTGGGCGCGCGACCGTGAAGAGAACGGGCACCGGTACATTCAGGCGGTGCAGATGAAGGGGAACCTTCGAACATCACTGGAAGAGCTGGGCGGCAAATACGACGTCGTAATTGTCGATGCACCAGGTAAAGACAGTAAGGAGATGCGCACGGCGATGACAATTGCCGACGTCTTCCTCATGCCCTTCCAGCCTTCGCAGGCGGACTTGGATTCAACGGCGGGTGTTGTAGAAACCCTGAGCGAGGCGCTGGACTTCAACCCGGCACTCAAAACGCTTGCAGCCATGAACCGCGCAGCGACCAATGTATTTTCGACTGACATCAGGGAATCGCAGGAATATCTGGCCGACTACCCGGAAATCACTCTTGCAAGCACCGTGATCCATGAGCGCAAGGTCTTCAAAAACTGCCTTGATGAAGGGCAAGGAGTAGTGGAGATGAAAGATTCCAAAGCCAAAGCCGAAGTTCAGCTACTTACCCAGGAGATCCTCACATGGTGA
- a CDS encoding transglycosylase SLT domain-containing protein → MLLLVLTPVIIFLGAHDEPPVDPNGPCVIQGEPVDDSDKPQASIPEQYRDAVEAASKTAGLPVGIIAAQIQQESNWNPKAQSPVGAAGIAQFMPGTWATWGNGKDVLDPFAGIDAQGRYMKHLSDFVADLATNENEKLKLTLAAYNTGPGNVQKYGGIPPFAETEEYVEKIMKNAQLEFSSTCEAPGGFDFGDLQAGEWAHPLPASRLTSGFGSRPCPLSSCAGQPYLMYHEGIDLAGSEPFFYAPTDMKITYVSVGSPDKLYGFYGNYIFAQMTEAPHLVFEFHEAMDHSLLVKTGDVVKKGTPLGKPGATGNSSGIHVHFQINDPKTSVFDRPAVNNGKTIDPLPILRQQKVNI, encoded by the coding sequence TTGCTGCTGCTCGTGCTCACTCCAGTGATCATCTTTCTGGGCGCACATGACGAACCCCCGGTAGACCCGAACGGCCCATGCGTGATCCAGGGCGAACCGGTCGACGACTCCGACAAACCACAAGCGAGCATCCCGGAACAATACCGAGACGCCGTGGAAGCGGCCTCCAAAACTGCAGGGCTACCCGTGGGAATCATCGCAGCGCAGATCCAGCAAGAATCCAATTGGAACCCCAAGGCACAATCACCTGTAGGGGCTGCGGGAATCGCACAGTTCATGCCCGGCACCTGGGCCACCTGGGGCAACGGAAAAGATGTTCTGGATCCCTTTGCGGGCATCGATGCCCAGGGCCGCTACATGAAGCACCTGTCCGATTTCGTGGCCGACCTGGCCACCAACGAGAACGAAAAGCTCAAGCTCACCCTTGCTGCCTACAACACCGGCCCCGGCAACGTCCAGAAATACGGCGGCATCCCACCGTTCGCTGAAACCGAGGAATACGTAGAAAAGATCATGAAGAACGCTCAACTTGAGTTTTCTTCCACCTGTGAAGCCCCGGGCGGTTTCGACTTCGGGGACCTGCAAGCCGGTGAATGGGCGCATCCGCTTCCCGCCTCGCGCCTGACCTCCGGTTTCGGTTCACGGCCTTGCCCCTTGTCCAGCTGCGCGGGACAACCGTATTTGATGTACCACGAGGGCATCGACCTCGCCGGTTCGGAGCCGTTCTTCTACGCCCCCACCGACATGAAAATCACCTACGTCAGTGTCGGCTCCCCGGACAAGCTTTACGGATTCTATGGCAACTACATCTTCGCCCAGATGACCGAAGCACCTCACCTGGTCTTTGAGTTCCACGAGGCCATGGATCATTCGCTACTCGTCAAAACAGGCGACGTTGTGAAGAAGGGGACCCCCTTGGGAAAGCCCGGTGCCACCGGCAATTCCAGCGGCATTCATGTGCACTTCCAAATCAACGACCCCAAGACCTCCGTGTTTGATCGCCCAGCTGTCAACAACGGCAAAACCATCGACCCGCTACCGATCCTTCGACAGCAAAAGGTGAATATCTGA
- a CDS encoding DUF6668 family protein encodes MGSTLFVGGPTQPGLSLHLEAPLEAWETRNVGPLEGVAVMGLHGGAGASTLATLLGGSASDIGRAWPISMNTWTGNAWPTPVIAVARNDHSGIEATDRFIRSWASGKLTGSLLSALVIIDASPKLSDGRKRATKRLLRMVPRGTHIPWIDAWLDAPPDPARIPGRIKKIIRVLNTPSPTT; translated from the coding sequence ATGGGATCCACATTATTTGTTGGTGGACCCACCCAGCCGGGCCTGTCGCTCCACCTTGAGGCGCCCCTCGAGGCGTGGGAAACCCGGAACGTCGGCCCTCTCGAGGGCGTCGCTGTCATGGGTCTGCATGGCGGGGCGGGGGCAAGCACCCTTGCCACACTGCTTGGTGGTTCAGCCTCGGATATTGGCCGGGCCTGGCCCATCTCCATGAATACCTGGACCGGCAACGCGTGGCCGACCCCCGTGATCGCCGTGGCACGCAACGACCACTCAGGTATCGAGGCCACGGACCGCTTCATCCGCTCCTGGGCGAGCGGCAAACTCACCGGTTCGCTGCTCTCCGCCCTGGTCATCATCGATGCCAGCCCCAAGCTCTCCGACGGCCGCAAACGAGCCACCAAGCGCCTGCTGCGCATGGTGCCACGCGGCACCCACATTCCATGGATCGACGCGTGGCTTGACGCCCCACCCGATCCCGCACGGATTCCCGGGCGGATCAAGAAGATCATCCGCGTGCTCAACACACCGTCACCCACCACATAG